The following are encoded in a window of Alphaproteobacteria bacterium genomic DNA:
- a CDS encoding RlmE family RNA methyltransferase, with protein sequence MSRSPTGSGGGLRTRVKTAKGRKVGSTRWLERQLNDPYVKRAKAEGYRSRAAYKLIELDERFGFLKGAKRVIDLGIAPGGWTQVVRQRLPQAVVVGIDLLPTDPIDGATILQMDFMDDAAPDGLKEALGGPADLVLSDMAANTVGHPQTDHLRTMGLVEAALDFAGDVLQPGGAFVAKVLAGGADAGLVAQLKRLFTTVKHAKPPASRKGSSEWYVVAQGFKGSPQ encoded by the coding sequence ATGAGCCGGTCGCCGACCGGCTCGGGCGGCGGCCTCAGGACCCGGGTCAAGACCGCCAAGGGCCGCAAGGTGGGTTCGACCCGCTGGCTCGAGCGGCAGCTCAACGACCCCTATGTGAAGCGCGCCAAGGCCGAAGGCTATCGCTCGCGCGCCGCCTACAAGCTGATCGAGCTCGACGAGCGTTTCGGCTTCCTCAAGGGCGCGAAGCGGGTGATCGACCTCGGCATCGCCCCGGGCGGGTGGACGCAGGTCGTGCGGCAGCGGCTGCCGCAGGCCGTGGTGGTCGGAATCGACCTGCTGCCGACCGACCCGATCGACGGCGCGACGATCCTGCAGATGGACTTCATGGACGATGCGGCCCCGGACGGGCTCAAGGAAGCGCTCGGCGGCCCGGCCGATCTCGTCCTTTCCGATATGGCGGCCAACACCGTCGGCCACCCGCAGACCGACCATCTGCGTACCATGGGCCTGGTCGAGGCCGCGCTCGACTTCGCCGGCGACGTTCTGCAGCCGGGCGGCGCGTTCGTCGCCAAGGTGCTCGCCGGCGGCGCTGACGCGGGCCTCGTCGCCCAGCTCAAGCGGCTGTTCACGACTGTGAAGCACGCCAAGCCGCCGGCCAGCCGCAAGGGCTCGAGCGAGTGGTACGTCGTCGCCCAGGGGTTCAAGGGGAGCCCTCAATAA
- a CDS encoding DsbA family protein yields the protein MAGWYSWRGPDRAATEAIVRDYVLNHGEILPEAMKRTQDRQAAASVSRHRSALETPYHGAWAGAADGDVVLVEFFDYACPYCRETNADVDRLIAEDPRLKVVWRELPVLGPNSEAAANVSLAAARQGRFRQFHARLFALGRPTQATLAQAMAEAGVSAEAQSPAARAELARNIELARAMEASGTPTFVVGDQVLQGAVGYDALKAAIAAARGSRS from the coding sequence ATGGCCGGCTGGTATTCCTGGCGCGGCCCGGACAGAGCGGCGACCGAGGCGATCGTGCGCGATTACGTGCTCAATCACGGCGAGATCCTGCCTGAGGCGATGAAGCGCACGCAGGACCGGCAGGCGGCGGCCTCGGTCTCGCGCCACCGTTCGGCGCTCGAGACGCCCTATCACGGCGCATGGGCGGGCGCGGCCGATGGCGACGTCGTGCTGGTCGAGTTCTTCGATTACGCCTGCCCCTATTGCCGCGAGACCAATGCCGACGTCGACCGGCTGATCGCCGAGGATCCGAGGCTCAAGGTCGTCTGGCGCGAGCTTCCGGTGCTCGGCCCCAACAGCGAGGCGGCCGCCAACGTCAGCCTGGCCGCCGCTCGCCAGGGCCGCTTCCGCCAGTTCCATGCGCGCCTGTTCGCGCTCGGCCGGCCGACGCAGGCGACGCTGGCGCAGGCGATGGCCGAGGCGGGCGTCAGCGCCGAGGCGCAAAGCCCCGCCGCCCGAGCCGAGCTCGCCCGCAACATCGAGCTCGCGCGGGCGATGGAGGCGAGCGGGACTCCGACCTTCGTCGTCGGCGATCAGGTGCTTCAGGGCGCGGTCGGCTACGACGCGCTCAAGGCGGCCATCGCCGCCGCGCGGGGGAGCCGCTCCTAG
- a CDS encoding tetratricopeptide repeat protein produces MKGKAGQFAVRLAMLVLLSFAAMARPAFAQQILRDAETESLLRDMSRPLILAAGLQPENVRIVLIHDDSINAFVAGGQIVYVHSGLFTRAENANEVQGVIAHELGHVAGGHIIRSGEGVQQATGIMILSLLLGAAAIAAGGGEAGMAAIMAGQQAGLGRFLAFTRDQENAADQAGATFLSRAGISGRGSIAFFRRIENLEYRIAAPGEIDGYAQTHPLSGDRIQRLQERYEADPAWTAQTAAPLEERFQRVRAKLSGYVDDPQRVLIRYPVTDQTIPAHYARAYAYHRGAHPAEANAEADALIRARPHDPYFLELKGQILLESGHPREALAALREAVSIVPNEPLIAALFGHALISTEDPANFEEAKRVLRLAVARDNDNPFAWYQLGIVYDREGDQPRAALATAERYSLEGQPSLALVNAEQALMGLPVGTPDYLRAQDIAMVSRAADQRQRRGH; encoded by the coding sequence ATGAAAGGGAAGGCTGGGCAGTTCGCCGTCCGCCTTGCCATGCTCGTCCTGTTGAGCTTCGCCGCCATGGCCCGGCCCGCTTTCGCCCAGCAGATCCTTCGCGATGCCGAGACGGAATCGCTGCTTCGCGATATGTCGCGGCCGCTGATCCTGGCCGCCGGCCTCCAGCCGGAGAATGTCCGAATCGTCCTCATCCACGACGATTCGATCAACGCCTTCGTCGCCGGGGGCCAGATCGTCTACGTCCATTCCGGCCTGTTCACCCGGGCCGAGAACGCCAACGAGGTCCAGGGCGTGATCGCCCACGAGCTGGGACACGTTGCCGGCGGGCACATCATCCGTTCGGGCGAGGGCGTCCAGCAGGCGACCGGGATCATGATCCTCTCGCTCCTGCTCGGCGCCGCGGCGATCGCGGCCGGCGGCGGCGAGGCGGGCATGGCCGCGATCATGGCCGGCCAGCAGGCGGGCCTCGGCCGCTTCCTCGCCTTCACCCGCGACCAGGAAAATGCCGCGGATCAGGCCGGCGCGACCTTCCTTTCACGCGCCGGCATCAGCGGCCGCGGCTCGATCGCCTTCTTCCGCCGGATCGAGAATTTGGAATACCGGATTGCCGCGCCGGGAGAGATTGACGGCTATGCCCAGACCCACCCGCTCAGCGGGGACCGGATCCAGCGGCTCCAGGAGCGCTACGAGGCCGATCCCGCCTGGACCGCGCAAACCGCGGCGCCGCTCGAGGAGCGGTTCCAGCGCGTTCGCGCCAAGCTTTCGGGCTATGTCGACGATCCGCAGCGCGTCCTGATCCGCTATCCGGTCACCGACCAGACGATCCCGGCCCATTATGCCCGCGCTTATGCCTATCACCGCGGCGCTCATCCGGCCGAGGCGAACGCGGAGGCGGACGCGCTGATCCGCGCCCGGCCGCACGATCCCTATTTCCTCGAGCTCAAGGGCCAGATCCTTCTCGAATCCGGCCATCCGAGGGAAGCGCTGGCAGCGCTTCGGGAGGCAGTCTCGATCGTCCCCAACGAGCCCTTGATCGCCGCCCTATTCGGCCACGCGCTCATCTCGACCGAGGACCCGGCCAATTTCGAGGAGGCGAAGCGCGTGCTTCGGCTCGCCGTCGCGCGCGACAACGACAACCCGTTCGCCTGGTACCAGCTCGGCATCGTCTACGACCGGGAGGGCGATCAGCCCCGCGCCGCGCTGGCGACGGCGGAACGCTACAGCCTGGAAGGCCAGCCGAGCCTCGCTTTGGTCAACGCCGAGCAGGCGCTGATGGGCCTTCCGGTCGGGACGCCCGACTATCTCCGCGCCCAGGACATCGCGATGGTCTCGCGCGCCGCCGATCAGCGCCAGCGGCGCGGCCATTGA
- a CDS encoding amidohydrolase family protein has protein sequence MPGWRWFLILLAALAAVPASAQQGEAILLRPARVFDGVDPRPHEGWQVLVRGDRIEAAGPGLAAPPGARVIELPGMTLMPGLIEGHAHLFLHPYNEASWDDQVLREPLALRTARAVANARATLMAGFTTLRDLGTEGAGYADVGLRDAIAQGIVPGPRLLVATRALVATGSYGPKTFDATAPLLGAEEADGPELVAATRRQIGGGADVVKFYADYRWRPGEPSRATFTIEEMRAAAEVAHAAGRTVAAHAATAEGMRRAILAGVDTIEHGYDGTPEVFRLMRERGTALCPTLAATDAVARYRGWNGTAPEPEAVRGSRASFAAARAAGVRMCMGGDVGVYAHGDNAREMELMAAYGMSPAEVLIAATSGNAGIFHLADRGAIRPGLLADLVAVEGDPTADIHAVRAVRLVMKGGVEIRAP, from the coding sequence ATGCCGGGCTGGCGCTGGTTCCTGATCCTGCTGGCGGCGCTGGCCGCCGTCCCCGCCTCCGCGCAGCAAGGCGAGGCGATCCTGCTTCGCCCGGCGCGAGTCTTCGACGGAGTCGATCCGCGGCCGCATGAGGGCTGGCAGGTGCTGGTCCGCGGCGACCGGATCGAGGCGGCCGGGCCGGGCCTTGCTGCGCCGCCCGGCGCGCGCGTGATCGAGCTTCCGGGCATGACCCTGATGCCCGGCCTGATCGAGGGCCACGCCCACCTCTTCCTCCATCCCTATAACGAGGCCAGCTGGGACGATCAGGTGCTTCGCGAGCCGCTCGCGCTGCGCACCGCCCGAGCCGTGGCCAACGCCCGCGCCACGCTGATGGCCGGCTTCACCACATTGCGCGACCTCGGCACCGAGGGCGCGGGCTATGCCGACGTCGGCCTGCGCGACGCCATCGCCCAGGGAATCGTGCCGGGCCCTCGCCTGCTCGTCGCCACCCGCGCTCTGGTCGCCACCGGAAGCTACGGGCCCAAGACCTTCGATGCGACCGCGCCCCTGCTCGGCGCGGAGGAGGCGGACGGGCCGGAGCTGGTCGCGGCCACGCGCCGGCAGATCGGCGGCGGGGCGGACGTCGTCAAATTCTACGCCGACTATCGCTGGCGCCCGGGCGAGCCGAGCCGGGCGACCTTCACCATCGAGGAGATGCGCGCCGCGGCCGAGGTGGCCCATGCCGCCGGCCGAACCGTCGCCGCCCATGCCGCCACCGCCGAGGGCATGCGCCGGGCCATCCTCGCCGGGGTCGACACGATCGAGCACGGCTATGACGGAACGCCCGAAGTGTTCCGCCTGATGCGCGAGCGCGGCACCGCGCTCTGCCCGACTCTGGCCGCGACCGACGCTGTCGCCCGCTATCGCGGCTGGAACGGGACCGCGCCCGAGCCGGAAGCGGTCCGGGGCAGCCGGGCGAGCTTCGCTGCGGCGCGGGCCGCCGGGGTGAGGATGTGCATGGGCGGCGACGTCGGGGTCTACGCGCACGGCGACAATGCGCGCGAGATGGAGCTGATGGCCGCCTACGGGATGAGTCCGGCCGAGGTGCTGATCGCCGCGACCTCGGGCAATGCCGGGATATTCCATCTCGCCGACCGCGGCGCAATCCGCCCCGGGCTTCTCGCCGACCTCGTCGCGGTCGAAGGCGATCCCACCGCCGACATTCATGCGGTCCGCGCCGTGCGGCTGGTGATGAAGGGCGGAGTCGAAATTCGCGCGCCCTGA
- a CDS encoding Ppx/GppA family phosphatase, with protein MSEQAASAVSAPVEDQPPELVGAPAPRGLPPRRWASRHTYGAIDLGTNNCRLLIARPTDEGFTVIDAFSRVVRMGEGMATSGKLSEAAMDRAVSALSVCAEKLRRRRVSLARSVATEACRRAVNGRHFVERVRRETGICLEIIAPEEEARLAMLGCHRLLEPGDEPALIFDIGGGSTELVLVDTDGGEPRIKCWWSAPWGVVSLTESEGRTFATVAERLAAYGRMRERVRHAFRHFVELLPKGRKGIRLMGTSGTVTTLASVHLALPSYDRRQVDGLMMPASAMREISATLSAMDHAERAQFPCIGHERADLVVAGCAILEAIMDIWPAETLGVADRGIREGILRSLMARDGHQI; from the coding sequence ATGTCGGAGCAAGCCGCTTCCGCTGTATCAGCGCCGGTCGAAGACCAGCCTCCCGAACTTGTCGGCGCACCGGCCCCGCGCGGGTTGCCGCCGCGCCGCTGGGCCTCGCGCCACACCTATGGCGCGATCGATCTCGGCACCAACAATTGCCGCCTGCTCATCGCCCGCCCGACCGACGAAGGCTTCACCGTCATCGACGCCTTCTCGCGCGTCGTCCGGATGGGCGAAGGCATGGCGACCTCGGGCAAGCTCTCCGAGGCGGCGATGGACCGCGCCGTCTCCGCGCTCTCGGTCTGCGCGGAAAAGCTCCGCCGGCGCCGGGTCAGCCTCGCCCGCTCGGTCGCCACAGAGGCCTGCCGGCGGGCGGTCAACGGGCGCCATTTCGTCGAGCGAGTCAGGCGCGAGACCGGAATCTGCCTCGAGATCATCGCGCCCGAAGAGGAAGCGCGGCTCGCAATGCTCGGCTGCCACCGGCTGCTCGAGCCGGGCGACGAGCCGGCGCTGATCTTCGACATCGGCGGCGGATCGACCGAATTGGTGCTGGTCGACACCGACGGCGGCGAGCCGAGGATCAAATGCTGGTGGAGCGCGCCCTGGGGCGTCGTCTCGCTGACCGAGAGCGAGGGCCGCACCTTCGCCACCGTCGCCGAGCGGCTCGCCGCCTACGGCCGGATGCGCGAGCGCGTACGCCACGCCTTCCGCCACTTCGTCGAGCTTCTGCCCAAGGGCCGAAAGGGCATTCGCCTGATGGGGACCAGCGGCACGGTCACGACCCTGGCCAGCGTCCACCTCGCGCTTCCGAGCTACGACCGCCGCCAGGTCGACGGCCTGATGATGCCGGCCTCGGCGATGCGCGAGATCAGCGCGACCCTTTCCGCGATGGATCATGCCGAGCGCGCGCAATTCCCGTGCATCGGCCACGAGCGGGCCGATCTGGTCGTCGCCGGCTGCGCGATCCTCGAGGCGATCATGGACATCTGGCCGGCCGAGACCCTGGGGGTCGCCGACCGCGGCATCCGCGAAGGGATCCTGCGCTCGCTCATGGCGAGGGACGGGCACCAGATATGA
- a CDS encoding plasmid stabilization protein encodes MPQGDKDKYTDKQKRKAEHIAEGYEDRGVSEKEAKSRAWATVNKDSGGGNKSGSGRGRKDSNASARRGGRKGGSSSSRTSESRSAAAKKGWETRRKRGNG; translated from the coding sequence ATGCCACAGGGCGACAAGGACAAATATACCGACAAGCAGAAGCGCAAGGCCGAGCATATCGCCGAGGGCTATGAGGATCGCGGAGTCTCCGAGAAGGAGGCCAAGAGCCGCGCCTGGGCGACCGTCAACAAGGATTCGGGCGGCGGCAACAAATCGGGTTCCGGCCGCGGCAGGAAGGACAGCAACGCCAGCGCGCGAAGGGGCGGCCGCAAGGGAGGCTCTTCGTCCAGCCGCACCTCCGAGAGCCGCAGCGCCGCCGCCAAGAAGGGCTGGGAAACCCGCCGCAAGCGCGGCAACGGCTGA
- a CDS encoding glutaminase produces MDDLLAEVLAAAAPHRAEGKVATYIPALAGVDPAKLGIAVADREGRVWGAGDCGEAFSMQSISKVFTLALALDRVGASLWDKVGREPSGSAFNSVVQLESERGKPRNPLINPGAMVVTDQLIGERDADAAIGDLLALLRRQARDEGVGVDEEVARSEARTGARNRSLAWFMKSFGVLANDVDEVLDAYFRQCAVAMSCRQLARAGLFLAFDGRDPESGEEVTAWHRARRINSVMMLCGHYDNSGEFAFRVGLPGKSGVGGGILAIAPGHGSIAVWSPGLNAAGTSAAGAAALEALVERTGWSVFF; encoded by the coding sequence GTGGACGACCTCCTCGCCGAGGTGCTCGCGGCCGCCGCGCCGCATCGCGCCGAGGGCAAGGTTGCGACTTACATTCCGGCGCTGGCTGGCGTCGATCCGGCCAAGCTGGGCATTGCCGTCGCCGACAGGGAAGGCCGCGTGTGGGGCGCCGGCGATTGCGGCGAGGCCTTCTCGATGCAGTCCATCTCCAAGGTCTTCACGCTGGCGCTCGCGCTCGACCGCGTCGGGGCGAGCCTGTGGGACAAGGTGGGGCGCGAGCCTTCGGGCTCCGCGTTCAATTCGGTCGTCCAGCTCGAAAGCGAGCGCGGCAAGCCGCGCAACCCGCTGATCAACCCGGGCGCGATGGTGGTGACCGACCAGCTGATCGGCGAGCGCGACGCCGACGCGGCGATCGGCGACCTTCTCGCCTTGCTCCGCAGGCAGGCGCGCGACGAGGGCGTCGGCGTGGACGAGGAGGTGGCACGATCCGAGGCGCGGACCGGCGCCCGCAACCGTTCGCTCGCTTGGTTCATGAAGAGCTTCGGAGTCCTCGCCAACGATGTCGACGAGGTTCTGGACGCCTATTTCCGCCAGTGCGCGGTGGCGATGTCGTGCCGCCAGCTCGCCCGCGCCGGCCTGTTCCTCGCCTTCGACGGGCGCGATCCCGAAAGCGGCGAGGAGGTCACCGCCTGGCATCGGGCGCGGCGGATCAACAGCGTGATGATGCTCTGCGGCCATTATGACAATTCGGGCGAGTTCGCCTTCCGGGTCGGCCTGCCCGGCAAGAGCGGGGTCGGCGGCGGAATCCTGGCCATCGCGCCGGGCCATGGAAGCATCGCCGTCTGGTCGCCGGGCCTCAACGCGGCGGGCACCAGCGCGGCCGGCGCCGCGGCGCTCGAGGCACTGGTCGAGCGGACCGGCTGGTCGGTGTTCTTCTAG